A region of the Emys orbicularis isolate rEmyOrb1 chromosome 6, rEmyOrb1.hap1, whole genome shotgun sequence genome:
GCAAGATCATAGCCTTAGTTTGTACTACAGAATTTTAGAAAACTCTTCAGAAGGGAAAACATGAATAGTGCATATTAAATATACGATATAAAAGCCACATTGTAAATTAATGTTAAGCTCTAGTAAGATCAACCCCAAATACTTTACCTAACTCAAATTATTTGTTCCCTTCCATTAGGACCTGTACTAGAATTTGATTACCTTATTTGTGAAGAATGTGGCAAACAATTCATGGACTCATATCTCATGCAGCACTTTGATTGGGCAACATGCGATAATTGCAGGTATTGTAAATAATGGGCAAAAACTGTTTGGTAAATTATTAAATTAACTTAACTATTATTTTACTAGAATAAAAATTTGATTTTAATAATTTATACAGTTCTGTTGTAAAAACACATTTACATTAAAGAGCTATCAGAGGAATGTTGTTGAATAAGATATTGTCAGTTGGAAAATTATATGAATAGAATTGAATAAGTTTGTGTTTTTCACAGTGGAAGTGCAAAAGAACCACATCTTTCACACATGCCTCTTAGTGCATGATGTGAAAAAAATACATAGTATGTTAGAAATGTTTAGTCTCTTTACTTTACAGCATTCATATTGCATTGTTTAAATATGGTAATGGAGATTATTATCCCATCAAGATTATTACATATGTTCAAAGAAGTGAAATTAGTAAATAACAGATCAGCCATGCAaagatctatttttaaaaaaacactgtgGTAGAAAAAATGTTGAGCTATTTAAATAGTCAAATTAAACAAGACTTTTTATAGCTTCTGTAAGTTGGAGTAGATCTGTGATGGGGATGGTCAACTGAGTTAGCCCTAAGTATGTCTTTTAAATGTTGAAAACTGAATATTGAATAAATACTTTTTgatgtgtttatttatttattggatcATGTAGACATCACCTGATTGAATCTGACTGAATCCACTGTTTTTTTTCCCACTGACatatggcaatttttaaaatttcaatatatctatatatttgtAGCAAATTGGGGAATATATTAAAATTATCTCCCTGATAAGGATTTAATTTATGTAATCATTTGGGCATATGATAAAGAGATTCATGTGATACTTTGGATCAAGACAAGTGAAATAAATTTTTCAGATGCTCACTAGTACCTTGTGTAACCAGAATGTTCAATTGTCTCATTACTTATCCAATAAAAAATGAACACTTTTTTATTAAaccttttgctttattttattattccttGTGCATGCCAAATGTCTTGCATTTGAAAACTGCTTTGGCTGTATAATTTGTATTTGAAACAATGAAGATTTGAAAATATAGTATCCAATTATCCCCTCTTGTAGGAAAAACCTGTGGTAGGAGACAAACTCAGGTAGAAGCTTTGAGGTGATTCTGGTAGGAGCCCattctccttttcccccccccacccccaaaaaaccccaaaaacaaacaaaccagaggGGTTTCTAAATTAGTGTGTTGATACTGGAGTTCAGGAGGACTACTCGCATGACTTAAgtttgcaagatcaaggcccACATTACAGTAGGGATGTAAGGTGCATTGTACAGTACATAACTGAACTTTAATATTAGCCTGTTACATAATGCTTTTCAcctgtctcttttaaaaaaaaatctgtttcagagATGTTGAAGGTAAGCATAAGCTTATAACAAGGACTGAGGCAAAGCAAGAGTACCTTCTTAAAGACTGTGACTTAGATAAGAGAGAACCGGTGCTCAAatttattttgaagaaaaacCCTCATAATTCACAGTGGGGTGACatgaagctttatttaaaattacaggTATGAAAATGtttgtacatttttcaaaatatatggTCCTTTTTTGCATTTTCATGACATTATCACTAACATCCATAATTTAATCATTGTGGTACTGAACCCAGAATCTTTACCATTTAACAAAACTAAATACGTTGTACAGTACATGCGATAGAATTTCAATTGCccctgaaataaatgggaaaggTTGAGTTTCTCCTATTCAGTAAGGAAGTTGTTTAGTGATAAGTTGTTGACTGAACTAGTATGTTGcagaggaaaaaataacttttctttacTGACACAGAATCTGTATGGATCTGTTCTTTGAGTAAAGACATTTGCAACCCATTTGAAAAATATCAAGTTGCTTAAAGACATGTACATCTTAGAAGAAAACAACTGTCTTGAAATATGTTGGATCAATATTTTGATTCCCTTAGAAATATAATTCATGCCTTAATATTCTTAAATGTGGATGTGTGAGAAATCAATTAGagttggattaggcccttaattAGTAGGTAACACTAGTTTTCCATGCATGAAAATCCATTTCAAACAAAGTAACCTCTCTTTTGTTTTATAAGGAAGCTTTATTAATGTGTGGGAGTGTCACAGGGTGCTCTACTCACAGCTGGGTGGCATCCCTTTCTGGCAATTCTGGGATTAGCTCCACCAGGTTCAGCGCCCCCTTTCCAGTCTTCCACTATTGTTGCTCTCCTCCCGCTCATGGAGTCACAGTACAGCtgcttcatgactcagccctccagtcaGGTCACACTGTGATTTCCCCTTCCACAGGAGTTTTTCAAAAATCTCTCTGTACATTCAGCATCAGGCAGCCCTCATGCATGCTTCCCTGACTATGTCACTCCCACAGTGATTCAGGCAGTCTTCCCCTTCACTGCTTTTAGCAATACCAATCCGCAGTGGATGGTatgggaacccaggcccaccctctattcTGAGTTTCATTCCAGGGCCCTATAGCAAGCAGTTAAGGTCTGGGTCGTCACCAAGCCTACTGCTCTCTTCCCTAAACTACTTCCTACCATGTTTCTTTAAACTCTTTTTCCCCCCAGCCTTCTAGTCCGACCCATCTCTCTCAGGCCTACTCGATAAACCCTTCCTCACAGATTCCTgttcccccttccttctcccttacCGCAGGGAGAGCGACTGCAGGGTTCCTCCCTGTTGCCAGTCTCCTGGCTTTATAGGTGAGCTTCCTTCTAATTAGCACcctctacatcaggggtgggcaaactttctggcccgagggccacatctgggaatagaaattgtatggcaggccatgaatgctcacgaaattggggttggggtgcgggaagggatgagggctctggttggggggtgcgggctcagaggtggggccagaaatgaggtgttcagggtgcagaagaggtctctgggctggggtggggtgagggggtgagggctgtggttgggggtgcgggctctgggctggggctgggaataaGGAGattgggatgtaggagggtgctctgggctgggaccgaggggttcggagagcgggagggggatcagggttggggcatgagGAGAGGCTCGGGGCGGCGCTTACCACAAGCGGCTCCCAAAAGCAGCGGCacatcccttctccagctcctatgctgaggcacggccaggcaggcaccgcccctgcagctcccattggagcacgtaggagctggaggggggccatgccgcagctttcgggagccacgtggagcggcccccgaccctgctccctggctggagcactggagcagggcaagccccagatgccgctccccagcgggagctcaagggccggcttaaaacggctGGCGGGCCGAATCCAGCCCACGggacgtagtttgcccacccctgctctacatagCCTAAGTCTCCCCTCTGTGCAGCTTAATTGGATGATTGGGCCCACttggcctaattcagctctttCAGGGGGTGCACTCCACACACTGCCATCACAAGGGTCACAGGCAAAGAGGGAGCTAGCCAGGTAGTGGAAGAGGGATTGTTGGTGGGATATAGCAACACAATAAAATTGTGTAAAGGAGAGTTCCATTCTAAACTAGAGCAGTTTATCTTTATCATTTCAGGGTAAAAAGGAATACACTTGTGGTCTATCCCGTAGGTAATAAAACGTTCGCTTGAAGTTTGGGGTAGTGAAGAAGCGTTTCAAGAAGCAAGAGAAACCCGCCAAGATAATAGAGAAAAGATGAAACAGAAAAAGTTTGATAAAAAAGTTAAAGGTAAATGATTAGAATTtaaactaagattttttttttttttaaggtttattTTTTATAGGCCATCAAATAAAACCAGGTAGTAATTGTTTGCTTCTGGACATGGAGAGTTAGTGTAAATAATTTTTTACTACAGCTTCAGCTAGAGTAGTGTCTGTCTGTATTCATATTTATTTCCACATCTAGTGATGTAGTGGGAAACTGACACTTTAATAATATGGCCAGATGAAAATTTTCATAACCATTAGAAATATGGACACAACTTTGATAGTTTGGTACCACTGTTGTCTTGTTTATGTTCCCTGATGTACACCCACAATATATCATAAAGCTGCCTATCCAAATAACTTTTTCCTCACTTTGTTTGAATGAGAACATGTATTTTGTCTCCAGGAGCCTATTTTTGCCATTACTTATATGCATGCAGCAATATCAGTGGGAATTGATTGTATATGAAAGCTGAACTTAATCTGTAAGGTACAACATACCTTTCCTTCCCTATATTTAGAACATTCAGCTCTGCAGTTTTTACTCGGCTGCATTGTCTTTCTAGATAAATAAATTGAATACCTTGCAGTTTAATATCGAGGGGAAAGATGTTAATAACAGAGATCcagtttgaaaatatattttaatgagaCCATAGTGATGTAGGCTTCTTAATAGCAGTATAATAAGAAAAAGGCTATACTGGCATGTTTGGGTTTCCTTTACAGTATCTCTAATTTTGAGGCTTTATGCAGAGGTCCTGAGGTGGATAAGAGGTATTATAGGCCAGGACTGAGGAGTGATGAGGAATTTTACAAAATTACTCCTTTTAACTCCAATTTACCAAATTAAGTAATTCCAGGAACAAACTTTATAGGTAGGTAATGGGGCCTCAAATACTCACAACAAAGTCTGGCATATGAGATCACATCTTGGTTTTGTAaatcaaaaaagtcaaaattaaacCCTGGGCACCTGGCAGCTTTGAGGACTCCTATGTTTAGTTTCACATAGCCTCACctattttattacaaaaaaaataCCACACAGCCTCAATAATAAACTTGGAAGAATAACTAACCCGAATGCTCTTTCAGAGCTATTGTAGTCTCTTCATACAAGTAGTCCGTGTGGCTTGAATGGCAATACTTGCATGAATAAGGCAATCAGAATTTGGCTCTAGATATGTTTCAGAAACAACAGACATTCTCTCAGAATACATAAGTAATGTGAGTCTCCCTAAATACTGAGTTTCTTGTCCCTTAATCTGTtgtgaaatcatagaatatcagggttggaagggacctcaggaggtcatctagtctaaccccctgctcaaagcaggaccaatccccagacagatttttgccccagttccctaaatagccccctcaaggattgaactcacaaccctgggtttagcaggccaatgctcaaactgctgagctatccctcccctttgtTTGTTCTCTTCCCAAAGGTGTTTATCCTTAGTGctgactctttttttaaaataactaccATTTACTTACCATagactttgtttacatttttcatCAGAGCTCCGTCGAGCTGTTAGGAGCAGTGTGTGGAAAAGAGGAACAAGTTCCCACGAGCATGAGTACGGACCCGAAGAAAACATTGAAGAAGATACATACAAAAAGACATGTACTATATGTGGCCATGAATTAACATATGAGAAAATGTAATAGCCCTTGATTGATTTTACATAAAATGCACCTTTTGTAATGTTAATATTTTGtatcaagtaaaataaaaatgattgagAGTAAATCTTTGTGTGGGATTGCAGAGAAAACAGTACTCTTCAACCACAGAGGGATCTTTTAGACAAAATGGGTGATTTGTGACAAAACCCATGGCTTAAATCAAGGGGGTTTGATGAGTGGTCATCTGGCTGTTGGGGCTGtaatttaagggtatgtctacactgcaattaaaaacccgtggctggcccatgccagctgactcgggcttgcagggctcgtgctaagggactgtttaattatGGTGTAGATGTTTTGGCTCAGGCTGTAGCCCCAGCCTGCATGTTTACACTGcaacagtcccttagcccaagccctgcaagttCAAGTCAACTGCCAGGGGCCAGCTgcggatttttaattgcagtgtagacatacagtaAGTTCCCATCCCTGTAGTGTAGCGAAGAGTTGGGATTAGAAGAAATGAGTCCCAGCTCACTGTCTTCTCTAGCGAAGCTCTTGGCAGGTATAATATTACAATAaaggtgtcaaggctgaatccccactctgtcattttgagtgcagaaggtgggggcccgcaaggattttaaaaattaatacttgccactccaggcttttattaaactcccaaggttacagcttttctctgaccttggcttggtaaactctgccaccacccaaatgcaaaaaacccctttggacccaggaaggagcacttgggaatagGAATTGgttccctgtggggtaccctcaagccctttcaccccccctccggggaagaactgagaaagaaaacaaaggaaattagctgttgctaccagctaatcaaacaacatgcacaaacttcTTAGGAcatcaaaaatccaatcctgttcttaaaggtaaattttattaaaaacaaaaaggaagaaaatacatctggaactagatgctagattttaaaagagcaattccaaaaattaagcacccaaaatagcttcttgggggttcagcttaaaggttacaagcaaacaaaatcatCCGGGGTTCGCACAGAGGAGTTCAcgagccttaaaaaataaacagaaataaacctaatcgcgtcttcctaaacattcctaatttacttacatatttgagTTGTTAAAAGTAGTTCTAGATGTAATCCGATGGTTTTTATATCTGGTTCAAACTtgacacagcattcctgctgcctgtctcttcagcccagagagggcaacagacaaagggaaagtttctttcccagttttaaaagttctaccttcccactggctcttttggtcaagtgcccacttttttttttcttttctttacctgggggactttttaaccctttacaggtaaagcaagtagagaacagctaccaagagggattttacagctaactggctggctgggtgtccatcaaagggagctacccctccacacacacacttcatttatcacaaaagGCAAGTGGGGTGAAGGTGGGAGAGTGGCAAAAGGGAAGTCGCATTTTGCTATCAAACTTTGATTAAATTAATTACATTCAAAGTTTCTGTAACTTAGCAATTCTTTTTCCCAAACACTTCCCAAAACCAGCATGGCTTATTCTGAGCCTGAGCCCATTTATGCCCCATGCCTTGCCAATGAAGGTGAGGTCACAGGACCATGCATACTTAGTCTTGTCTGTTTTTGGGAAAGCTTCATCTCTGTACAGTCCTACTTATAATCAATATGCTTCTGAAATTTGGCTTTATCTGTACCTGGTGGGAAAGAGGGAACTGGGTTTTTCCCTTTCTCTGATtctctgaattattttttaaattgcacatTGATAAAACTCTCAGGGGTATGTTGAGATTGCTACTGTGGAACTTTCTTCTTGAAATATTTCTCataagctttttatttatttacttatttaaacTGGCCCTATCTGATTTTGGAAAAGCCTTTTGGTGGCTTCACCGATTAAAAGTTGGCAGGAGTCTTTCTTGAAAACTAACCCTAAATATAATAGGGGAAATAGTTCTTTGATGCAATTCTTGTAATTTGGGGAGCTTCTTTCACTCAAATTGCTGgtgggtgggtttttgttttttctaaataaaCCAGTTTCATTTCTTTGGAGAACAAACTTGACAGGGAAACATTAAAGTAAGCTGAACTGGAAAAGTAAACaatctgcagaaaaaaataaaatgaagaaattcACACTAAATTgaaaatagtaaagaataaatgCTTGTTAgagctttaattaaagataacaGGTGAACTCtttgttccactgaagtcaatgggagttttgccattgacaatGCAGTGGAGCCATGATTTTCTCCCTGGTGAATTATGCTAAAATTTATAACGTATTAGGTTTTCCTGAAGTATATGAGGGACAGCAGTGCTTCCATAATGAAGGGTTATGTTGAGATTGCACTTAAAATATTATGCAATGTGCAACACgtggctatgaccatgggaatattttcctccttGAGGCCTAatctgccataaaggcatcaccaGCACACCTTTAATCTGCCACATGCACATTCCGTGGTCATCCTGCACctactcagcctattgttgaaccgctccttactgctATCTGGGTTTCCTGTGTACAGTTCCATGAGCCATGGCTTTAAGGGGTacactgggtctcccaggatcactatgggcatttcaacattccctaTGGTGGTGATctagtctggaaagaaagtccctgcttgcagctttctgtaaagGCTGGTGTTCCTAAAGATTCATGCATCATGCACTTTTCCAGACCACcctgcattgatgtcagtgaaacgtccgCGGTGATCGACAAGCACCTGCAAAACCATGGAGAAGTACCTCTTCTGTTTGATGTACTCCATCACAAGATAGTCCAGGTCCAAAATTGGAATAcacgtgccatctatcgcccctccacagttaggcaaatccatttctgcaaagccatacACAATTTcacgcacattgccaagagtcacggtTTTTcacagcaggatgcaattaatggccctgcacactttcCTTAACGCAGCCCCAACGGTTgact
Encoded here:
- the XPA gene encoding DNA repair protein complementing XP-A cells → MEGTGPAGETPPLSAAMRAKIERNRQRALMLRQARLATRPYPAAPSEGSAKVKAPPKIIDTGGGFFLEEEEEEEHKVEKIVHQPGPVLEFDYLICEECGKQFMDSYLMQHFDWATCDNCRDVEGKHKLITRTEAKQEYLLKDCDLDKREPVLKFILKKNPHNSQWGDMKLYLKLQVIKRSLEVWGSEEAFQEARETRQDNREKMKQKKFDKKVKELRRAVRSSVWKRGTSSHEHEYGPEENIEEDTYKKTCTICGHELTYEKM